In Candidatus Margulisiibacteriota bacterium, one DNA window encodes the following:
- the queC gene encoding 7-cyano-7-deazaguanine synthase QueC, whose product MSKKAIVLLSGGLDSTTTLYYAKSKGYKCYALMFDYGQRHKRELRSAVAVAKRVKVPYQIIKIKLPWKGSSLLDPRYALPVTRSFKTIGQGIPSTYVPARNTIFLSFALSYAEAIGAKAIFIGANAVDFSGYPDCRPDYYRAFQKVAEKGTKAKKIRIITPLINMTKAQIIRLGLKLGAPLDITWSCYAGGRKPCRVCDSCLLREKGFAELRQ is encoded by the coding sequence ATGTCCAAAAAAGCGATAGTTTTATTGTCCGGCGGGTTAGATTCGACGACCACCCTTTATTACGCTAAAAGTAAGGGTTATAAATGCTATGCGCTGATGTTTGATTACGGCCAGCGGCATAAACGGGAATTGCGGAGTGCGGTGGCGGTTGCGAAGCGCGTCAAAGTACCTTATCAGATCATCAAGATCAAGTTGCCTTGGAAAGGAAGCTCTTTGCTTGATCCGCGTTACGCGTTACCCGTTACGCGTTCCTTCAAGACGATCGGTCAAGGGATACCGTCAACTTATGTCCCGGCCCGGAATACGATATTTTTAAGCTTCGCGCTCTCCTATGCCGAAGCGATCGGCGCCAAAGCTATCTTTATCGGTGCCAACGCCGTTGACTTCAGCGGCTATCCCGATTGCCGCCCCGATTATTACCGGGCGTTCCAGAAAGTGGCAGAGAAGGGGACGAAAGCTAAAAAGATAAGGATAATTACTCCGTTAATTAATATGACGAAAGCGCAGATCATCCGATTGGGCCTCAAGCTCGGCGCGCCGCTGGATATTACCTGGTCATGTTACGCCGGCGGCCGCAAACCCTGCAGGGTTTGCGATAGCTGTTTGCTAAGGGAAAAGGGCTTTGCTGAATTGAGGCAATAG